In one bacterium genomic region, the following are encoded:
- a CDS encoding biotin transporter BioY yields MRASTQGTTYPLVLAALFTTMTAAGAWIQIPGPVVPITAQTLFTYLAGALLSRRQAFLSQAAYLLLGLAGAPVFALGGGLAYLMQPSFGYLLALPFAALAIAQIEHRKRAKTFQSRMISLSLGSVCVFSLSAVWLFLYFGCVMKTPAALRTLATLWVLPFIPGEAIKIVAAAFISITLEKRMKEKVV; encoded by the coding sequence ATGAGAGCATCCACACAGGGAACTACTTATCCGTTGGTTCTGGCGGCGTTGTTCACCACCATGACAGCCGCCGGAGCGTGGATACAAATACCGGGACCGGTTGTACCCATCACCGCACAAACGCTTTTTACCTATTTGGCCGGTGCGTTGTTGAGCCGGCGGCAAGCGTTTCTCAGCCAGGCGGCTTATCTGTTGCTGGGATTAGCCGGTGCGCCGGTTTTCGCCCTGGGCGGCGGATTGGCTTATCTGATGCAGCCGTCGTTCGGCTATCTATTGGCGCTGCCGTTTGCCGCCCTGGCCATCGCCCAGATTGAACACCGTAAGCGTGCGAAAACGTTTCAAAGCCGGATGATCTCTCTATCGTTGGGGAGCGTGTGCGTTTTTTCTCTGAGCGCCGTTTGGTTGTTTCTCTATTTTGGTTGCGTGATGAAAACGCCCGCTGCCCTGCGAACACTGGCAACTCTATGGGTGTTGCCTTTTATACCCGGCGAGGCGATCAAGATCGTAGCCGCGGCGTTTATCTCGATCACGTTGGAAAAGCGGATGAAAGAAAAGGTGGTATAA